The Synchiropus splendidus isolate RoL2022-P1 chromosome 1, RoL_Sspl_1.0, whole genome shotgun sequence genome includes a window with the following:
- the LOC128752336 gene encoding small cell adhesion glycoprotein homolog: protein MDVYPTTPAVTDRQPTTEPSVTTVVNGDGGDVEDGAMAALIGGVVGSLVLILVCVAVALMWGLSKQKGSYVTNEMENDEDYDDEESVGSDAALQAKQE, encoded by the exons ATGGACGTTTACCCAACTACACCTGCTGTAACTGATAGACAACCTACAACAGAGCCTTCAGTGACAACAGTGGTCAACG gtgatggtggtgatgttGAGGATGGAGCCATGGCAGCTTTAATTGGAG GAGTGGTGGGTTCACTCGTGCTGATCCTGGTGTGTGTGGCGGTGGCTCTGATGTGGGGATTGTCCAAACAGAAGGGGTCATACGTCACCAATGAGATGGAAAATGATGAGgattatgatgatgaagagtCTGTGGGCTCTGACGCAGCCTTGCAGGCCAAACAGGAGTAG